A single genomic interval of Macadamia integrifolia cultivar HAES 741 chromosome 6, SCU_Mint_v3, whole genome shotgun sequence harbors:
- the LOC122082074 gene encoding F-box/FBD/LRR-repeat protein At1g13570-like, which translates to MASCSTIDILSDLPENILENIFSHLSMRDVVRTSVLSTKRRYKCISVPHLIFHDDCIPVSVGSLGHDKLVQIVNHVLLLHRGPVLTFQISSSLLKTCSDIDSWILYLSLYSVNFIRDFKLLISESERHNVHPCLFSFKKLVHLIMAGCIIILPVMFRGFSCLTTLAFKHVTLSNAAFECLVSTCPQLEGLALIDIDGPTRIELSNLKLKYFWIYGKFISIYLKELRFLVYASHFATTAVHPDQRRTCNFSNILGSLPGIQKLVMGGWYLQSLAIGDMPRRLPSTYDHLKSKCFALNIEDMKDILVAIWLLKSSPNLQKLEIHLWCFKRDAIVPILDQQIAKDQLECTFNKLRVVNMSRLLGMKMELEFIKFFLANSPLLETMNIIPAINGIDKGFIRYPFNLIGERNFITRSGELILKIQMRLDKRSFKYVNVPKGIDILFGEGSTKTSKFGDKVHIRE; encoded by the exons ATACAAATGCATTTCAGTTCCACATCTCATATTCCATGATGATTGTATACCAGTTTCTGTTGGTTCACTTGGTCATGATAAACTTGTGCAAATTGTTAATCATGTTCTCCTACTTCATAGAGGTCCAGTTCTAACGTTTCAGATCTCTAGTTCACTGTTAAAAACCTGTTCAGATATAGACAGCTGGATTCTTTACCTCTCATTATATTCTGTCAATTTTATCAGAGATTTTAAACTTCTGATTTCTGAATCCGAGCGTCATAATGTCCATCCATGTTTATTCTCCTTTAAAAAACTGGTTCATCTAATAATGGCTGGTTGCATAATCATACTTCCTGTGATGTTCAGAGGCTTTAGCTGTCTCACAACTCTGGCTTTTAAACATGTTACACTCTCTAATGCGGCATTCGAATGTTTGGTTTCTACCTGCCCTCAACTAGAAGGGTTGGCATTGATTGATATTGATGGTCCTACTCGTATCGAACTTAGCAATCTGAAACTCAAGTACTTTTGGATCTATGGAAAATTCATTTCTATATACCTCAAAGAGTTAAGGTTTTTAGTTTATGCAAGCCATTTTGCAACAACAGCGGTTCATCCTGACCAACGAAGAACTTGCAATTTTAGCAACATTCTTGGCTCTCTACCAGGTATTCAAAAGCTTGTCATGGGAGGCTGGTATCTACAG TCTTTAGCCATTGGTGATATGCCTCGGAGGCTTCCTTCTACTTATGATCATTTGAAGAGCAAATGCTTTGCCCTGAACATAGAGGATATGAAAGATATTTTAGTTGCTATTTGGTTACTTAAAAGCTCCCCTAATTTGCAAAAGCTTGAAATCCAT CTCTGGTGCTTTAAGAGAGATGCGATAGTTCCTATCTTGGATCAACAAATAGCAAAGGATCAGTTGGAGTGTACATTCAACAAACTTCGTGTTGTGAATATGTCTAGACTCCTTGGCATgaaaatggaattggaattcATTAAATTTTTCCTTGCCAATTCACCATTGCTTGAAACAATGAACATCATTCCTGCAATAAATGGCATTGACAAAGGATT CATCCGATACCCATTTAATCTTATTGGAGAGAGGAATTTCATCACAAGGAGTGGAGAGTTGATTCTCAAGATTCAGATGAGATTGGATAAGAGATCTTTTAAGTATGTTAATGTTCCCAAAGGTATTGACATTCTATTTGGAGAGGGATCTACTAAAACTAGCAAGTTTGGAGATAAGGTTCACATCAGAGAGTAG